AGTCAATCAAAACAAGCACTCAGACACTATCTGcatcaaagacatttttaatcaaGGTTGGTTCCAGCAGGCTGTTTATTATGTATGTCAAGAAATACAGCTAGAAAAGGACAGGGTGATGATTAAACAAGAGAGAGCCCTCAATTGTTAATTTAAGTTACCTAATTTAAGTGTTACAGAACCTGCCTGTTGAGTACATTTACCCTGGCACTACCATTATGGCTATTTTAATAGCCTGTCTATTGAAAGTCACAgaaaaatccacaaaataaagTGTTGTCAGATACTTTTGTctgccacaaaaacaaaacctgaaaccACAGGACGAGTACTGTCcaagtaaacataaaaataaagatgcaAAGTTGAGTTCCAGAGCTGAGTTATTTGGAGACACTTTGAAGAAGCAGCACTTGAGAAAACTGGAGAGAAATGCTGAAAGTCAGACAGAAATAGAGGAAGAGGGGAAGAAATGAGATAAAGGATTTCAAGAGAGACAGACTTTCCTTTGGCACCTGAGCCACAGGGGCAGTGCTCTTCTGTGGGCGGAAAAGGTACCAGACGATGGTGTAGAGACGCaacaaaagagggaaagagggagGTTTCACTAAACAGCTCATGCCTGATTGAAATATCCTCCCTCTTACTCTCTTCGACAGGAGCTTTATCTTTTCTCCTCTTGCCCTTTCTGTAGATCCTGATTTGATTCCTCCCACATCGGTCGCATCTCTCCAAAACATTTACCCGCAAGTTTAGTCAATCGATTCAATCAGAGCCACAGTCAGTCCAGCAAGAGTTTGCCTTCTACAGCTCAACCTCTTTACTGCAAGAGAACTTAAGTAAACAGTGAGTTCTTGCAGAAAGGAGGTTCTTCAGGTTCTTCTGTAGAAGTTCCGTTATGGCACATGAGGGGACTTCTGCCGGTTTCTATTTCGGTTTTACTTCCACAGATGAATCTCAAATTCCTCACAACTGAGTTTCACAGGCTCAGATCCTTAAACAGGAGCTCCTCTGAGGTCTGTTAGTGCAGATCATTCTGTGCTGAGGCCCTTTCCCCTTCTCACCAGGTTCAATTCGATATACGGTTCTATAGGTTCTCCCCAGGCTGATACTGGGGTTCTGTGGAGGTGAAGTAGTCCTCTAGGAAGCCCTGCAGGTACTCAAATGTAGGCCTCTCTTCTGGATCCTTCCTCCAGCAGGAAAGCATGAGCTCATGCAAGGAGCTTGGGCACTCTGCTGGACAAGGCATCCTGTAGCCACGCTCCACTTGGTCAAGCACTTCTCGGTTAACCATACCTGTCAAGAAAAACAGTAAGTTAGATTTTTGGACAGAAATCCTTTTGTGGTATGGCTCTGATCCAGGACCTTCCCAGCCTGCAGGGGTGGGAAGCTGGTTCAGGCTGGGATGGCAGCAGAAACATCCTGATCAGTGAGCAGAGCAGATATCAatgacaacagctgatcaagtcAGATGTAGCAAGAAAAGGAGAAGATTTGCAGATGTGCAGCAATTGTGGGTATGCTAAAACACCTTATATGGTGCAACTTATGTGATTTGCCTATTGGATGTGTAGAAAGGTATCAGCTAGTTTTGGTCAATTCTGTCTCACAGCGCAAGATGTTTATCAAAtattgaattattttaaatcatacaacgcgatttatttttttacttgaataagaaactgaaattattatgtGGGTTTATCCTGTCAGGTGGAGCTTTTACCTGGATAGGGAACTCTGCCTTTGGTTGCCAGCTCTGTGAGCAGCACACCAAAGGACCAGACATCTGACTTAATGGTGAAACGACCATACAGAGCTGCCTCCGGTGCTGTCCATTTGATTGGGAACTTGGCTCCTAAGAAAACATTATGAAACTCAGTGTGGCATGTTATAAACACTTTAGGACATCTTATTCTTATAAGTCACTTTTTCTTCTGTAACCaaacttctctctctctgatttGAGTGTAAATATTTTAAGTAGGAAGAGGAGACTTACCCTGTCTTGCAGTGTACTCATTGTCTTCAATGAGTCTTGCCAGACCAAAGTCAGCCACCTTGCACACGAGGCTGTCTCCTACCAGGATGTTTGCAGCACGCAGGTCCCTGTGGACATAGTTCATCCTCTCCACGTAGGCCATGCCTGCTGCAATCTGGAAGGAGAGAGGACGAGAAATTTAAATTTCCATGTAGTACACCTTTTAGTATTGAATTCTTGGTGGTTAGATGATGCACTTAAGCACACTGATCTTTTGTAGTTTTACCTGAGCAGCCATGTCTACCAGCTGAGGCAGACGAAGCAGCTTTCCAGCTTCGCCTTTAAGAAAGTCCAGTAAGCTGCCTGTGAACACAAACccaatattatttaatttacgAAAACCTAAGCTGATAATATGTCAAATGTAAACATCCCTTTCCCCCTTTTTTGAACAAGAATTAGTAAAGAGGATTATGAATTTGTCCGAGTATCAAGCAGGTCTGAGAACCATCTCTTGACACAGTCTGCTGTGATGCGCTACCTTGGCTCATATACTCTGTTACAATATAAATGGGCTCCTCAGACACAACGGCGTACAGCTGGACCAGCTTTTCGTGCCGCAGCTTCTTCATGACCTGTGCTTCTTGAAGGAAGGCCTCTGGAGACATGGTGCCGGGCTTTAGAGTCTTAATGGCTACTCGTGTTGTACCGTTCCACGTACCTGTCAGAAGCCAGACAAAAAGACATTGCTTCTACAGTAAACTGCTGTCCTTACTCCTCTTAGTCCACCTACTCTCCAAATATAAAAGGTTTCCTAGTTTTAACAAGAAAGAGTAAATGATGCTCATGTTGCATCATAAAAGTTTAACCCATCTGCTAAGGTATGTTAGGGATTCTTACCCATCCAGACTTCTCCAAAGCAGCCCTGTCCCAGTTTGACGTCAAGGCGGAGAGACTCTCTGGGGATCTCCCAGGCATCCCTAGCCAGTCCCTGCGTCTGAGGTTTGGTCACTGGACAAACATCTGTTAGAGCGTGGCACAGTCCATCAGAGTGCTCTGAATGAGGAAAGGTTAAGAGTTACCATCAATGCAGTTGACATTTCCTAACTTTTGGTGACTACATGCACCCGAGTACTTACTGCGATAGTGGAAGACTAGCTGCTGTAGGCTGGTGAACTGGGTGCGTGAAGTGATGTAGAAACCTCCGCTATCCAGTTTCCTGATTTTGTAATGTTTAACATTAGCGCCTTTGGTGTTATCATAATCCAGCACTGACAGGCAATACGCCCCTGTGAGcaagacaaaaacagacagacaggttaGAACAATAAAACCACATTGCTCCTGGCCCGtctggcagctgctctctgGAGTTTCCTAGCAGCTGCGCTTTGGCTATTTAAGACCCTGCTGGTTGGATTAATGGCCAAATAACTAAGCCTTTGTCCTTATCCACTGCCCACCACTACAGAAAGTTTCATTAACCTTGTTTTGTCCAACAGTTTTTCACAAAACTACATTTCACAAGAATAATGATGACAAAATAGCCGATtaggtaaaaacaaacaaaatgcaaataacTTAGAAATGTGACAGGACTCAAACTTGATGCGATTTAAAAAAGGACTGAACTCACTTAGCAAACCTAAGCTTTACAGTGAGACAtgaaagcaaatgaaaaaaatcaattgtGTTCGATCTGGAGTTTCACTGACTGACCTATTCTCTCATTAGAAAGAAACTCTAGAGCAGGAAAGACAGACTTCCCCAAGTGCATCAAGCAAATGTACCAAATCATTACCACCACTATAGTACTACTCAAGTACCTTCACTTCCagatttaaaactaaacatgtaaaACTGAATTATCCTTTATTCATATTCTGAAAGCTAAAGAGCCTTTACATGATTACAACTACTACAGCATTTAGCCACTTCACACCATTTCTTCTTAGGTATGTGACATGAGAGAGACAAAAACCTGTCAAGAGCTCAGAGGAAAGGTTTCTTTAACAGGGTCACAATGTGAGTGCTTGTAGCCTGAACCTTGAATGATAAGATTCATCTTTTTCAACATGCAAGAGGCATGTTCATGCTCATCTCTGTCTCACTGCGAGCCTCACATTTGATATCTTATACAGAACACACCCAGAGGCCATGGCATCTTCTGCCAACAGCTCCTCCTATTCTCCCAAATCCTCCCCTTTTTCCTACAAGTGTTCACAGTTCTCCCCtcttctcagtgtgtgtgtgtgtgtgtgtgtgtgtgtgtgtgtgtgtgtgtgtgtgtgtgtgtgtgtgtgtgtgtgtgtgtgtgtgtgtgtgtgtggtgggagaACATGGACCTATAGCCGGGGGAAAATCCAGCAACCTTCTAAGATGACCTAGTTCTGGCAGAGTGATTCACCCCTATCCATTCACAAGCCCAACCCATTCCAATCTTTTCCTTTTACTTCCTCCAAAACAGCCCCCTAAAGAGTCAGTTTACGTCACAGGGACCAGATCtgagtgcagactttcagcgaAAGATGCAAAACTCTGCCACAAGCCCAGAGAACAAAGACACAGCGCCGCAGGCCAGTGTGAAAGTTAACAAATGACTTAATTAGCAGGTTCTACCTCTTTCAAATTGAGTCCCTGAAGATCTACTTATTTCAAAGCACATCTGCTACTCTGTGTAAGCCTCCAGGGAGGCAGAAAAAGTGTCATCGCTTTATTATTTTGCCCACCTcacacatttttaatgtgtgAAAAATTAAGAAATCTTGGGGTtttattaaacatgttttacagAGACAGTTTTACTAGATAGTCATGGAGTGTaaggaaacaactgaaaaactgATCATTTCACAATTTCATTATGCCAACAACTAATTCTTGTTTTAATTATCAACTTATCAGCAGTTTTTGCCACCTCAACTAATTGCTTAGTGTGCGAAATGTTTAAAGGGGGGAAAACATGAGCCCATACAT
This DNA window, taken from Astatotilapia calliptera chromosome 5, fAstCal1.2, whole genome shotgun sequence, encodes the following:
- the LOC113021995 gene encoding proto-oncogene tyrosine-protein kinase Src-like isoform X2: MGAGKSKPKEPGQRSMSLDGTIGTGSDSGHFHHLGPAQQTQTPNRSPAVGTGRRGHQGQHQHAPTNTPELALFGGVDHTGTVTSPHRGPLSGGVTTFVALYDYESRTASDLTFRKGDRLQIVNNTEGDWWLARSLTTGESGYIPSNYVAPSDSIQAEEWYFGKITRRDSERLLLNPQNRRGTFLVRESETTKGAYCLSVLDYDNTKGANVKHYKIRKLDSGGFYITSRTQFTSLQQLVFHYRKHSDGLCHALTDVCPVTKPQTQGLARDAWEIPRESLRLDVKLGQGCFGEVWMGTWNGTTRVAIKTLKPGTMSPEAFLQEAQVMKKLRHEKLVQLYAVVSEEPIYIVTEYMSQGSLLDFLKGEAGKLLRLPQLVDMAAQIAAGMAYVERMNYVHRDLRAANILVGDSLVCKVADFGLARLIEDNEYTARQGAKFPIKWTAPEAALYGRFTIKSDVWSFGVLLTELATKGRVPYPGMVNREVLDQVERGYRMPCPAECPSSLHELMLSCWRKDPEERPTFEYLQGFLEDYFTSTEPQYQPGENL
- the LOC113021995 gene encoding proto-oncogene tyrosine-protein kinase Src-like isoform X1, which produces MGAGKSKPKEPGQRSMSLDGTIGTGSDSGHFHHLGPAQQTQTPNRSPAVGTGRRGHQGQHQHAPTNTPELALFGGVDHTGTVTSPHRGPLSGGVTTFVALYDYESRTASDLTFRKGDRLQIVNNTKKYSFREGDWWLARSLTTGESGYIPSNYVAPSDSIQAEEWYFGKITRRDSERLLLNPQNRRGTFLVRESETTKGAYCLSVLDYDNTKGANVKHYKIRKLDSGGFYITSRTQFTSLQQLVFHYRKHSDGLCHALTDVCPVTKPQTQGLARDAWEIPRESLRLDVKLGQGCFGEVWMGTWNGTTRVAIKTLKPGTMSPEAFLQEAQVMKKLRHEKLVQLYAVVSEEPIYIVTEYMSQGSLLDFLKGEAGKLLRLPQLVDMAAQIAAGMAYVERMNYVHRDLRAANILVGDSLVCKVADFGLARLIEDNEYTARQGAKFPIKWTAPEAALYGRFTIKSDVWSFGVLLTELATKGRVPYPGMVNREVLDQVERGYRMPCPAECPSSLHELMLSCWRKDPEERPTFEYLQGFLEDYFTSTEPQYQPGENL